A stretch of the Teretinema zuelzerae genome encodes the following:
- the secA gene encoding preprotein translocase subunit SecA — MTDKIIRFFFGSQHERDIQAILPLLHEINAQEAWAVSLKKEDFPKQSAALKARFEAGESLDSFLPQAFALAREAARRVLGERPYDVQMLGSLVLHSGRIVEMKTGEGKTLMCVAAAYLNSLSGKGVHIVTVNDYLAERDADWMRPVYAYLGMTVGSILSNMDNEARRKAYNCDITYGTNNEFGFDYLRDNMKWETSERTQREFNFAVVDEIDSILIDEARTPLIISGSAEDDTARFFDVDKLVGQLREVERKPDTGDYPDEVQGEEVRGDYKLDEKSRKVSFTDEGMNNIEAILHKRGLITGSLFDEENFEYIHYFTQSIRAHHLYKIDVDYVVRDGQVQIVDEFTGRVLEGRRYSDGLHQAIEAKEKIRIAQRNRTMATITFQNFFRMYAKLSGMTGTADTEAVEFNKIYGLEVVVIPTNLPVARIDEDDVVYLNETEKWNALCDEIAEAHKKGQPVLVGTVSIEKSERISTLLTRKGVRHEVLNAKNHAREALIISEAGAKGSVTIATNMAGRGTDIKLGGNPEYRARKRAGTQATPEEYQAVFEEEYKKWQADYEEVRSLGGLYVIGTERHESRRIDNQLRGRSGRQGDPGRSQFFLSLDDDLMRLFGGENLKRLMTRIGMEPGEPIYHPWLNKSIEKAQSRVEERNFDIRKHLLEYDDVLNEQRTYIYDQRNSILQDCDLAKRVLETADEYIGTYIDEFSASGRKNKDEAISELVEKFKERFGYGLRDSDIDAAQKNPDEAKTKIFERFQADLEQKEGLAGKENLNTFIRFQYLQAIDKKWLDHLENLESLREAVYLRSYGQKNPLTEYKLEGFDIFYRMLDDIRLEIASRVFLVKVKVEGEAAPVRQVRQVTVNAQHNALGTFAGNQDAGAGTKAPAARPAGPMSVSNPQNVQVVRSIPKVGRNEPCPCGSGKKYKHCHGV; from the coding sequence ATTACAGATAAAATTATCCGCTTCTTCTTCGGATCCCAGCATGAAAGAGACATACAGGCAATTCTTCCCCTCCTCCACGAGATCAACGCCCAGGAAGCCTGGGCGGTAAGCCTGAAAAAAGAAGACTTCCCGAAACAATCAGCCGCATTAAAAGCGCGATTCGAGGCCGGAGAATCCCTGGATTCGTTCCTCCCCCAAGCATTCGCCCTGGCGAGGGAAGCAGCCCGCCGCGTATTGGGGGAGCGTCCGTACGACGTGCAGATGCTCGGTTCTCTGGTTCTTCATTCGGGGCGCATCGTAGAAATGAAAACCGGCGAAGGAAAAACCCTCATGTGCGTCGCCGCGGCCTACCTCAACAGTTTGAGCGGAAAGGGCGTTCATATCGTCACCGTGAACGACTATCTGGCGGAACGCGACGCGGACTGGATGCGTCCCGTGTACGCGTACCTCGGCATGACGGTCGGCTCTATTCTTTCCAATATGGACAACGAAGCGCGGAGAAAAGCCTATAACTGCGATATAACCTACGGAACCAACAACGAGTTCGGCTTCGATTATCTGCGCGACAATATGAAATGGGAGACGAGCGAACGCACCCAGAGAGAATTCAATTTTGCAGTAGTCGATGAAATCGACTCGATCCTGATCGACGAGGCGCGAACCCCGCTGATCATCTCCGGTTCCGCAGAAGACGATACCGCCCGATTCTTCGATGTAGACAAGCTGGTCGGCCAGCTTCGGGAAGTGGAGCGGAAGCCGGACACGGGAGACTACCCCGACGAGGTGCAGGGCGAGGAAGTTCGCGGAGACTACAAGCTCGACGAGAAGAGCCGGAAGGTTTCGTTCACCGACGAGGGAATGAACAACATCGAAGCCATCCTGCATAAACGCGGTCTGATCACGGGAAGCCTCTTCGACGAAGAAAACTTCGAATACATCCATTACTTCACCCAATCGATCAGGGCTCACCATCTGTATAAAATCGACGTGGATTACGTCGTGCGCGACGGACAGGTCCAGATCGTCGACGAGTTTACCGGTCGCGTGCTTGAAGGCCGCCGCTATTCCGACGGTTTGCATCAGGCCATCGAAGCGAAGGAAAAAATTCGCATCGCCCAGCGCAACCGGACGATGGCTACCATCACCTTTCAGAATTTCTTCAGAATGTACGCCAAGCTTTCGGGAATGACGGGAACCGCCGATACGGAAGCGGTCGAGTTCAACAAGATTTACGGCCTTGAAGTAGTGGTGATTCCCACCAACCTCCCGGTAGCGCGCATCGACGAAGACGATGTGGTGTATCTGAACGAAACGGAAAAATGGAACGCGCTTTGCGATGAAATCGCAGAAGCCCATAAAAAAGGACAGCCGGTGCTCGTAGGCACCGTGTCGATCGAGAAATCGGAACGCATTTCAACTCTGCTCACCCGAAAGGGAGTCCGCCATGAGGTTTTGAACGCAAAGAACCACGCGCGGGAAGCTCTCATCATTTCCGAAGCGGGAGCGAAGGGTTCGGTCACCATCGCGACGAACATGGCCGGACGCGGAACCGACATCAAGCTCGGAGGAAACCCCGAATACCGGGCGAGAAAGCGCGCGGGGACCCAGGCGACGCCCGAGGAATACCAGGCGGTATTCGAAGAAGAATACAAAAAATGGCAGGCCGACTACGAGGAAGTGCGCAGCCTCGGCGGCTTGTACGTCATCGGCACCGAGCGGCATGAAAGCCGCCGCATCGACAACCAGCTGCGCGGACGATCGGGACGACAGGGCGATCCGGGACGATCGCAGTTCTTCCTCTCGCTCGACGACGATCTGATGAGGCTGTTCGGAGGCGAAAACCTCAAACGGCTCATGACGAGGATCGGAATGGAGCCGGGAGAACCTATTTACCATCCCTGGCTGAACAAAAGCATAGAAAAAGCCCAGTCCAGGGTTGAAGAGCGCAACTTCGACATACGAAAGCATCTGCTGGAATACGACGATGTGCTCAACGAACAGCGAACCTATATTTACGACCAGCGCAACAGCATCCTGCAGGACTGCGATTTGGCGAAGCGGGTTCTTGAAACGGCTGACGAATACATCGGAACCTATATCGACGAATTCTCGGCTTCCGGCAGAAAAAACAAGGATGAGGCGATTTCCGAACTCGTCGAAAAGTTCAAGGAGCGTTTCGGCTATGGATTGCGGGATTCCGACATCGATGCGGCGCAGAAAAATCCCGACGAGGCGAAAACGAAGATTTTCGAGCGCTTCCAGGCTGATCTGGAACAGAAGGAAGGCCTTGCCGGGAAGGAAAATCTCAACACCTTCATCCGATTCCAGTATTTGCAGGCCATCGACAAGAAGTGGCTGGACCATCTTGAAAACCTCGAGTCTCTTCGCGAGGCCGTGTATCTGCGTTCCTACGGCCAGAAGAATCCCCTTACCGAGTACAAGCTCGAAGGATTCGATATTTTCTACCGCATGCTCGACGACATCCGTTTGGAAATAGCGTCGCGGGTGTTCCTGGTGAAAGTGAAGGTTGAAGGAGAAGCCGCTCCCGTTCGGCAGGTGCGCCAGGTAACGGTGAACGCCCAGCACAACGCGCTCGGCACCTTCGCGGGAAATCAGGACGCGGGAGCTGGAACCAAGGCGCCCGCGGCCCGTCCGGCCGGCCCCATGAGCGTAAGCAATCCGCAGAACGTTCAGGTGGTGCGCAGCATCCCGAAGGTGGGCAGGAACGAGCCGTGCCCCTGCGGAAGCGGTAAAAAGTACAAACACTGCCACGGAGTGTGA
- a CDS encoding LIC_12708 family protein, with protein MRAFLNLPKRLFAAVSVLFLLFSCSRDAVTFVGREKLFSLDYGRFENEIDLFQLDFGSNGPDTQIFMKDGMFYITNSGGKKILQLTSFGDLLSVFYNPEHNPEPSFARSVDADSAQIESADSTRKAISYPFNHPVFLCVDNLKRLSVVDQVPPERMEYDSVSQVALKNVVLRFSSDGKFLDWIGQEGPGGSPFPPVAALHTNNKNELIVLSRSQNSLIVYWYSVDGNLLFRVPVSYRNLPGPYDSQSQVFSSLEKIVPSFTDRTLYLKIDYYIPVIDQSTGANAGISFDKSCVYPFLIDEGAYGSRIDLPAYTEVEQGKLGTTQFRKPYELLGVTASGWFFLSTPSSDGYTIEMMDVKSGRIISRTLQIQNEELAYNAMALSPDGILSALLATPWQSSVVWWRTDALIGEIRR; from the coding sequence ATGCGCGCTTTTTTGAACCTTCCAAAGCGGTTATTCGCGGCGGTTTCCGTGTTGTTTCTCCTTTTTTCATGTTCCCGCGACGCCGTCACGTTCGTCGGCCGGGAGAAGCTTTTTTCGCTGGATTATGGCCGTTTCGAGAATGAAATAGATCTTTTCCAGCTTGATTTCGGCTCGAACGGACCGGATACGCAGATATTCATGAAAGACGGTATGTTTTACATCACCAACTCTGGCGGAAAAAAAATCCTCCAGCTGACTTCTTTCGGCGATCTCCTGTCCGTATTCTACAATCCCGAACATAATCCCGAACCTTCCTTCGCCCGCTCCGTCGACGCGGATTCCGCGCAGATTGAATCCGCCGATTCAACGCGCAAGGCCATCTCGTACCCGTTCAATCATCCGGTTTTCCTTTGCGTCGACAATCTGAAGCGCCTGTCCGTGGTGGACCAGGTTCCGCCGGAGCGAATGGAGTACGACTCCGTATCGCAGGTAGCCCTGAAAAATGTCGTGCTTCGTTTCTCCAGCGACGGAAAATTTCTCGACTGGATAGGCCAGGAAGGTCCGGGCGGATCTCCCTTTCCTCCGGTTGCCGCCCTGCATACGAATAATAAAAACGAGTTGATCGTACTGTCCCGATCTCAAAACTCACTGATTGTGTACTGGTATTCCGTCGACGGAAATCTTCTCTTCAGAGTTCCGGTCAGCTATCGGAATCTTCCCGGCCCCTACGATTCCCAGTCGCAGGTGTTTTCCTCTCTTGAAAAAATCGTACCTTCCTTTACGGATCGAACGCTCTACCTGAAAATCGATTATTATATTCCGGTAATCGATCAATCCACCGGCGCCAACGCCGGAATCAGTTTCGACAAGAGCTGCGTGTATCCGTTCCTGATCGATGAAGGCGCCTACGGGTCGAGAATCGATCTTCCCGCGTATACTGAAGTCGAGCAGGGCAAGCTCGGTACCACCCAGTTCCGCAAGCCGTATGAATTGCTGGGCGTTACTGCGAGCGGATGGTTTTTTCTTTCCACTCCCTCTTCCGACGGATACACCATCGAGATGATGGATGTAAAAAGCGGAAGAATCATCTCGCGCACCCTGCAGATCCAAAATGAAGAACTCGCGTATAACGCGATGGCCCTCTCTCCCGACGGCATCCTTTCCGCCCTGTTGGCGACTCCCTGGCAGTCTTCCGTAGTATGGTGGCGCACCGACGCGCTGATCGGAGAAATACGCAGATGA
- a CDS encoding (deoxy)nucleoside triphosphate pyrophosphohydrolase, producing MRESIAGIILKDYTFLIGLRLPKGEMGGRWEFPGGKIDPGETAEIAIRREFLEEMNIDVSIGELITTVEFTNHAGPSLLHAYHVSIPDHASIVLTEHSELRWATLQEIEELPFVDSDRLLLPEIKKWHSRIKHETL from the coding sequence ATGAGAGAATCAATAGCGGGAATCATACTTAAAGATTATACTTTTCTCATAGGCCTTCGCTTGCCGAAAGGCGAGATGGGCGGCCGGTGGGAATTTCCCGGGGGCAAAATAGACCCGGGCGAAACAGCCGAAATTGCGATACGGCGCGAATTTCTCGAGGAAATGAATATCGACGTATCGATCGGCGAGCTGATAACAACGGTAGAGTTCACCAATCACGCAGGTCCTTCGCTCCTTCACGCCTATCACGTTTCGATCCCGGATCACGCTTCCATAGTGCTTACCGAACATTCGGAGCTTCGATGGGCGACTCTGCAGGAGATCGAAGAGCTTCCCTTCGTGGACTCGGATCGGCTGCTTCTGCCCGAAATTAAAAAATGGCATTCCAGGATCAAGCATGAGACCCTATAA
- the rlmN gene encoding 23S rRNA (adenine(2503)-C(2))-methyltransferase RlmN: MNNSHSTMKALSGLLPEELFSALQLEKKFRAKQIFKWIADGARDFSAMTNISLKEREELAGKAVLFSTVISQTLRDPDGTVKLQIACADGGAVETVLLTDRQGRKTACVSCQIGCPMGCAFCQTGHIGFSRNLDAGEIVEQFFHLEDTVGKLDNIVFMGMGEPMLNLPEIRKAIRILTHPEGRALSKRRITLSTSGLVSGIRDLADNGPDIRLAVSLTSANSRLRTQLMPVNKTNPLPELKEAIRYFSDKTGRRVTLEAALMRGVNTSEENAREMADFARGLNAHFNLIAWNPVETLPFQTPDKNEIHVFADYLEKLGLNATLRYKRGEKIGGACGQLGKSSMQSSVHETDDEDDFE, encoded by the coding sequence ATGAACAATTCGCATTCGACTATGAAGGCTCTTTCGGGATTGCTCCCGGAAGAGCTTTTTTCTGCATTGCAGCTGGAAAAAAAATTCAGGGCAAAGCAGATTTTCAAATGGATCGCCGACGGAGCTCGCGATTTCTCGGCCATGACCAATATTTCATTGAAAGAACGTGAAGAGCTGGCGGGAAAAGCGGTTCTTTTTTCGACAGTGATTTCGCAAACTTTGCGGGATCCAGACGGAACGGTTAAACTCCAGATAGCATGCGCAGACGGCGGGGCGGTCGAAACGGTACTGCTCACAGACAGACAGGGAAGAAAAACAGCTTGCGTGTCTTGTCAAATCGGCTGTCCCATGGGATGCGCCTTTTGCCAGACAGGCCACATCGGATTCAGCAGAAATTTAGACGCAGGAGAAATTGTCGAACAATTCTTCCATCTTGAAGACACAGTCGGTAAACTGGACAACATTGTGTTCATGGGTATGGGAGAACCGATGCTGAATCTCCCGGAAATCAGAAAAGCGATACGAATCCTTACGCACCCGGAAGGCAGAGCCTTGTCAAAAAGGCGGATTACGCTTTCGACTTCAGGACTTGTTTCCGGCATCCGCGATTTGGCGGACAATGGACCGGACATCCGCCTTGCGGTATCCCTTACATCGGCCAATTCCCGGCTGCGGACACAGCTCATGCCGGTCAATAAAACCAACCCGTTGCCCGAACTCAAGGAAGCGATCCGGTATTTTTCCGATAAAACGGGACGGAGGGTAACCCTCGAAGCTGCCTTGATGAGGGGAGTCAATACATCGGAAGAGAATGCGAGGGAAATGGCTGATTTTGCCCGCGGACTGAACGCGCACTTCAACCTGATCGCATGGAACCCCGTCGAAACCCTGCCCTTTCAAACGCCCGATAAAAATGAAATTCACGTTTTCGCTGACTATTTGGAAAAACTCGGACTGAACGCCACATTGCGCTATAAACGGGGCGAAAAAATCGGCGGAGCCTGCGGTCAGCTCGGAAAATCATCGATGCAGTCATCAGTACATGAAACAGACGACGAAGATGATTTCGAGTGA
- a CDS encoding tetratricopeptide repeat protein: MADALNDMPPMPEPTAGITEEEKKFNEIAELSKNGYLLLKDNKIDEAERAFQKILSLEQDNNYALVGLGDAARKRNKFREAVDYYTNCLSFHPGNNYALFGLADCYKALNQYNKAIEIWEQYLQHDDRNITVLTRVADAYRKIRDFKQSKILYLRVLDMEENNPYALIGLGHLHYDFKEYRDALYYWQKMLDINDQGVDIRVLTSIGNCHRKLKTFEQGIYYFERALKMDPDNFYALFGLADCYRGMNQQFRSVEYWNKILDKDPNNKVILTRAGDAYRNMGDYDLAQNYYQRALDIEFDVYAVLGLAMISKIQGRFDEAASSLDRLIQADPKNFRLYLELAECQINVGERQKAVETLQSFQKLGIRNQLITDMLDKLR; the protein is encoded by the coding sequence ATGGCAGATGCATTGAACGACATGCCTCCCATGCCCGAACCTACTGCGGGCATTACTGAAGAAGAAAAGAAATTCAATGAAATAGCGGAACTGTCTAAAAACGGGTATCTGCTATTAAAAGATAATAAAATAGACGAAGCGGAACGCGCGTTTCAAAAAATCCTTTCGCTCGAACAGGATAATAACTATGCGCTGGTAGGGCTCGGAGACGCCGCGAGAAAACGGAATAAGTTCCGCGAGGCTGTGGATTATTATACAAACTGCCTCTCGTTTCATCCGGGAAATAATTACGCCCTTTTCGGCCTGGCAGACTGCTATAAAGCGCTCAATCAATACAACAAGGCTATAGAGATTTGGGAACAATATCTCCAGCATGACGACAGAAATATTACCGTTCTGACGCGGGTTGCGGACGCCTATCGCAAAATCCGGGATTTCAAGCAATCTAAAATTCTCTACCTGAGAGTTTTGGATATGGAAGAAAACAACCCGTACGCCCTCATAGGACTGGGACATCTTCACTATGATTTCAAAGAATATCGAGACGCGTTGTATTATTGGCAGAAAATGCTTGATATCAACGATCAAGGCGTCGATATCCGCGTGTTGACCTCCATCGGCAACTGCCACAGAAAGCTGAAAACCTTCGAACAGGGAATCTATTATTTTGAACGAGCCCTGAAGATGGATCCCGACAATTTCTACGCCCTTTTCGGTCTCGCGGATTGCTACCGCGGAATGAATCAGCAGTTCAGGTCGGTAGAATACTGGAATAAAATTCTCGATAAGGATCCGAACAACAAAGTGATCCTTACCCGCGCAGGCGACGCCTATCGAAACATGGGCGATTACGACTTGGCGCAGAACTATTACCAGCGCGCGCTCGACATAGAGTTCGACGTATACGCCGTATTGGGCCTTGCAATGATCAGCAAGATCCAGGGCCGCTTCGACGAGGCGGCTTCGAGCCTGGACAGATTGATTCAGGCTGATCCCAAGAACTTCAGGCTGTACCTTGAGCTCGCGGAATGCCAGATAAACGTAGGAGAACGCCAAAAAGCGGTTGAAACCCTTCAGTCGTTCCAAAAACTCGGAATTCGCAATCAACTTATCACCGATATGCTTGATAAGCTTCGCTGA
- the rsmD gene encoding 16S rRNA (guanine(966)-N(2))-methyltransferase RsmD, with the protein MRITGGALRGRTVECPPGVIRPAMDRMRESLFAILGDLEGKSFLDLFSGSGICALEAASRGADPVYLVEKDQGKVKTIFKNVSIAPKRIECKFMSVELFLKRSKQQFDIIYLDPPFPYKFHAGLIEMTGDLSVLKPGGLAIMHRPSEREMPEIIGNLERIDQRVYGRSIVDFYRKKEIESPEMINPCDN; encoded by the coding sequence ATGAGGATTACCGGCGGCGCGCTGAGAGGAAGAACTGTCGAATGTCCTCCGGGAGTAATCCGGCCTGCGATGGATCGAATGAGGGAATCGCTTTTTGCGATTTTGGGAGACCTTGAGGGCAAGTCATTCCTGGATCTTTTTTCAGGATCGGGAATTTGCGCCCTGGAAGCTGCGTCCAGGGGCGCCGATCCCGTGTATCTTGTCGAAAAAGATCAAGGCAAGGTTAAAACGATATTCAAGAACGTATCGATAGCTCCGAAGCGGATAGAATGCAAATTCATGTCGGTAGAGCTTTTTCTCAAGCGTTCCAAACAACAATTCGACATCATTTATCTCGACCCCCCTTTTCCGTATAAATTCCATGCAGGACTGATTGAAATGACCGGAGATCTGTCTGTGCTGAAACCCGGGGGACTGGCGATCATGCACCGGCCGAGCGAACGGGAAATGCCGGAGATCATCGGAAATCTGGAAAGAATCGACCAAAGGGTGTACGGCAGGTCTATCGTTGATTTTTATCGAAAAAAGGAAATCGAATCCCCTGAAATGATAAACCCGTGCGATAATTAG